One stretch of Trichocoleus sp. FACHB-46 DNA includes these proteins:
- a CDS encoding response regulator, with protein sequence MPYRNSQMVVIPTKRILVIDDDEPVQMVVQSCFEELAGWEVVTANSGPEGLAKASAEPPDAIILDMMMPGMDGLAFLRHLKANPKTQSIPVVVLTARTDLLQNYNYSAYGVVRTIAKPFDPISLVYQVAQALA encoded by the coding sequence GTGCCGTACAGAAACTCTCAAATGGTCGTGATACCCACTAAACGCATTCTTGTCATTGATGATGACGAACCTGTGCAAATGGTTGTGCAAAGCTGTTTTGAAGAATTAGCAGGTTGGGAAGTGGTTACTGCCAACTCTGGCCCCGAAGGACTAGCAAAAGCGAGCGCCGAGCCACCGGATGCGATCATTCTAGACATGATGATGCCAGGCATGGATGGACTGGCCTTCCTCCGCCACCTCAAAGCAAACCCTAAAACCCAGTCAATTCCTGTAGTGGTGCTCACTGCTCGAACCGACCTACTACAAAATTACAATTACTCCGCCTACGGAGTCGTAAGAACGATTGCTAAACCTTTTGACCCCATCTCATTAGTCTATCAAGTTGCTCAAGCTCTAGCTTGA
- a CDS encoding response regulator, with protein sequence MTTRRVLVIDDEEAIQEIIQACLEDLGGWEVLVAGSGSQGLLIAASEPLDGILLDVSMPEMNGFETLQKLQENLTTQKIPVTLLTARVQPEDKEQFAQLGIAGLILKPFDPLTLVEQVAEVFGW encoded by the coding sequence ATGACAACACGCCGTGTTTTAGTGATTGATGACGAAGAAGCAATCCAAGAAATTATCCAAGCGTGTCTAGAAGATTTGGGAGGCTGGGAGGTTCTAGTGGCAGGCTCAGGGAGTCAAGGTCTGTTAATTGCAGCCTCTGAACCATTGGATGGCATCCTGCTAGACGTTTCCATGCCAGAAATGAACGGTTTTGAAACGCTGCAAAAGCTACAGGAAAATCTTACGACGCAAAAGATTCCAGTTACCCTGCTGACAGCCAGAGTTCAGCCGGAAGACAAAGAGCAGTTCGCTCAGCTAGGAATTGCTGGGCTGATTCTCAAGCCCTTCGATCCCCTAACGCTGGTAGAGCAGGTTGCAGAAGTTTTTGGCTGGTAG
- a CDS encoding methyl-accepting chemotaxis protein produces MTLQSRLTSSFIFMGVLVLGVATIGWNGSNRLSQSIDTLGNNSLPSVAGLWKINEGQTQIESSERLLFDPNITDDERQAALERVDKAWKQIEAGFQQYEETPRGADEDRLYKQFLQDWDSWKQAHQELLRMEREFRQLNLSNPWEQQAELLTQNKQTPDKIAALNKALDLRQEMDIHGANREEPLFEAATDSVLKVIDVNERIAEESIKNANQAVNQATFSVLAGIIVGPTLAVIFGIYFSQTIAKPLGEKITGVVQRIVSSSTEIAVTVAQQERTATQQAASVNQTTTTMNELGAAARQSASQAELAAAGAQQVLKLVDGHSSHVSTTGLGLSLKESVQQMAEEISRLSEQTSQIGSISDLVRDLANQTNILALNAAVEAARAGDHGKGFAVVAAEIRKLADQSRKSAERINGLVSDVQKSTNSTVMAADEGTKTVEGIVTAINNITTNSQQISLTAKQQAIAIQQVVDAMNLIDQGALQTASGIAQTKAETQNLSETVLELRQIA; encoded by the coding sequence ATGACATTACAGAGTCGGCTAACTTCCTCGTTCATATTCATGGGGGTACTGGTTTTAGGAGTCGCAACGATTGGCTGGAATGGTAGTAATCGGCTTAGTCAATCTATAGATACATTAGGCAATAACAGCTTACCTAGCGTGGCGGGTCTATGGAAAATTAACGAAGGGCAAACCCAAATCGAATCATCTGAGCGGCTTTTATTTGACCCTAACATTACTGATGATGAGCGGCAGGCTGCACTAGAGCGAGTTGATAAGGCTTGGAAGCAAATTGAAGCAGGATTTCAGCAGTACGAGGAAACACCTCGAGGAGCGGATGAGGATAGATTATACAAACAATTTCTGCAGGATTGGGATAGTTGGAAGCAGGCTCACCAAGAGCTACTGAGAATGGAAAGAGAGTTCCGTCAGCTCAACCTCTCAAATCCTTGGGAGCAGCAAGCTGAGTTACTCACACAAAACAAGCAGACTCCGGATAAAATCGCAGCCCTAAACAAAGCTTTGGATCTCCGCCAAGAAATGGATATTCACGGAGCCAACAGAGAAGAGCCTTTGTTTGAAGCGGCGACTGATTCGGTTCTAAAAGTCATTGACGTCAATGAAAGGATCGCTGAAGAGTCAATCAAGAACGCAAACCAGGCTGTGAACCAAGCGACTTTTTCTGTATTAGCTGGAATTATTGTCGGCCCAACGCTAGCTGTTATTTTTGGCATCTATTTCAGCCAGACCATTGCCAAGCCATTAGGTGAAAAGATTACTGGAGTTGTGCAGCGAATTGTTAGCTCTTCTACAGAGATTGCCGTGACCGTAGCGCAGCAGGAACGGACCGCAACGCAACAAGCCGCATCAGTCAACCAAACAACTACAACCATGAACGAGCTAGGAGCTGCCGCCAGGCAATCAGCGAGCCAAGCTGAGCTAGCCGCCGCAGGTGCGCAACAGGTGTTGAAGTTGGTGGATGGTCATAGTAGCCATGTCTCAACGACTGGTCTTGGCCTGAGCTTGAAAGAGAGTGTGCAGCAGATGGCTGAAGAGATTTCGCGCTTAAGCGAACAGACGAGTCAGATTGGTAGCATCTCTGATCTAGTACGAGACTTGGCCAACCAAACGAATATATTGGCGCTCAATGCAGCAGTGGAAGCCGCCAGAGCAGGGGATCATGGCAAAGGGTTTGCAGTTGTAGCTGCTGAGATTCGTAAGCTGGCTGATCAAAGCCGTAAATCAGCAGAACGCATTAACGGACTTGTCTCCGATGTCCAAAAGTCAACCAACTCTACCGTTATGGCGGCTGATGAAGGCACAAAAACAGTGGAGGGAATTGTCACGGCAATTAACAACATCACGACCAATAGCCAACAAATTTCGCTCACTGCTAAACAACAAGCGATCGCGATTCAACAAGTCGTCGATGCGATGAATTTGATTGATCAAGGGGCGCTGCAAACAGCGAGTGGTATTGCTCAGACTAAAGCAGAAACTCAGAACCTCAGTGAGACGGTTTTGGAGCTGCGCCAGATTGCTTAG
- a CDS encoding ATP-binding protein, with the protein MRTEQDLDAGLKSPSKRVLNWLPTRMRWNSIYRKLFITYLALTALGTSFLAAYILWSFHGYFMRSRQADINTWANALSESVAEALAEDDLARATVTVQRYGQSEAVTLRIFNPQGRLLATSAPDQDRQVLNWLEVPGIAAALQKRATQGVAKGVLSNDDRLYSTVPIIRNGEFLGVLRMSITLEQFQRQFRNVALTVLGTLALTVVLCALISEWLARNMARPIQAMRNFAIQIGSGHLGEELSIQQADELGQLATELNRMSKRLASLDKERRAFLASVSHELRTPVSNVLVTVEALKSGASEEPELRDRFIQTVEDETKRLARLIHDLLDLGRLEAGVAPLEQQPVNLRDLVNRAVRAVESRMQSKGIGIQMDVANMQSQGDPERLLQAFMNILDNAIKHSIPDTQVFVVGRSQNGEAIVTIRDQGPGISEAALPHIFEQFYTADPSRQGSGTGLGLAIARRIVEAHQGTITAISPPGKGATFRIKLPCTNPAALAKANGVAE; encoded by the coding sequence GTGAGGACTGAGCAAGACCTAGATGCAGGCCTAAAGTCTCCTTCAAAGCGCGTCCTGAACTGGTTGCCTACTCGGATGCGCTGGAACTCTATTTACCGCAAACTATTTATTACCTATCTAGCCCTAACTGCATTAGGGACTTCGTTTTTAGCGGCTTATATTCTCTGGTCATTCCACGGTTACTTCATGCGTAGCCGTCAGGCAGATATCAATACCTGGGCGAATGCTTTGAGTGAGAGTGTAGCAGAAGCTTTGGCAGAGGATGATCTGGCCCGAGCTACTGTAACCGTGCAAAGATACGGTCAGTCGGAAGCTGTCACCTTACGAATCTTTAACCCTCAAGGCCGACTCTTAGCAACTTCAGCTCCGGACCAAGACCGACAAGTATTGAACTGGCTAGAAGTACCTGGAATTGCCGCAGCGCTGCAAAAACGTGCAACTCAGGGAGTGGCCAAAGGGGTCTTATCGAATGACGATCGCTTGTACTCTACTGTCCCGATCATCCGCAACGGGGAATTCTTAGGGGTTTTGCGGATGTCGATTACGCTGGAGCAGTTTCAACGGCAATTTCGCAATGTTGCTCTGACTGTTCTAGGAACGCTGGCCTTGACGGTGGTTCTTTGCGCCTTGATCAGCGAATGGTTGGCTCGGAATATGGCTCGCCCCATCCAGGCCATGCGTAACTTTGCCATACAGATTGGCAGCGGTCATCTAGGCGAGGAACTCAGCATTCAGCAAGCAGACGAACTGGGTCAGCTGGCTACAGAACTGAACCGCATGAGTAAGCGCTTGGCTTCTCTGGACAAGGAGCGACGTGCTTTTTTAGCTAGTGTCTCCCACGAACTGCGGACGCCCGTGAGCAATGTTTTAGTGACAGTGGAAGCCTTAAAGAGTGGTGCCAGTGAAGAACCCGAGTTGCGCGATCGCTTTATCCAAACGGTTGAAGACGAAACCAAACGGCTCGCTCGCTTAATTCACGACTTACTAGACTTGGGCCGATTAGAAGCAGGAGTTGCGCCCCTAGAGCAACAGCCGGTCAACTTGCGGGATTTGGTGAACCGAGCGGTGCGAGCGGTAGAATCTCGCATGCAATCTAAAGGCATTGGCATTCAGATGGATGTGGCCAACATGCAGAGCCAAGGAGATCCAGAACGTTTGCTGCAAGCCTTTATGAATATTCTGGATAACGCCATCAAGCACTCGATTCCTGACACTCAGGTCTTTGTTGTGGGGCGATCGCAGAACGGTGAAGCGATTGTTACGATCCGGGACCAAGGCCCTGGCATTAGTGAAGCTGCGTTACCTCATATTTTTGAGCAGTTTTATACGGCTGATCCGTCCCGCCAAGGCAGTGGCACTGGGCTAGGATTGGCGATCGCTCGCCGGATTGTCGAAGCTCATCAGGGCACGATTACAGCGATTAGCCCCCCTGGTAAGGGTGCAACGTTTAGAATAAAGCTGCCATGCACTAATCCAGCGGCACTGGCAAAAGCAAATGGCGTTGCTGAATAG
- a CDS encoding PAS domain S-box protein yields the protein MRLSKLWRRCQPYGVAIASTLMALLLTLLLEPFLNRTTNAFFFVAVAVTTWRGGLKPGIVTIVLSTLVINYFFIPPRYAFFPVTVSDAFHLVILSLVAFIINFLSDDLRASKRKIEQLNQRLAAESAEQLRVALAAAYMSMWDWNLRTGDLSWSVGHEQLFGFAPGTFNGKYETFEACIYPEDREKLKQAVNRAIQNRTPYQHEFRIVWPDGAVHWMEGRAQIVYDEMAQPVRMSGTVMNIDDRKKSETALERSEQQLRAIFDAEPECVKVITADGILLNMNAAGLFMLEAERLEQVQGQCVCSMVNPSHQQEFLEFTQWVAQGESGILEFEITGLKGTRRWLESHAVPLQTHNEQNEPFTYVLAVTRDVTERKRVEAEVKQLNAELEQRVVERTAELRRSNELLNSFFNAASSAAIGLCIHDRELRFVQINQALADINGYSVEAHLGKTTSELLPELAPIVNPLIQQVLATGQPILNLEIDAAVPSQPEAMRYWLASYFPILGSNGSTQTVGVGVILIEISDRKRAEVALQKSEQKFRAIFEQTFQFIGLLTPDGIFLEINQSPLDFVQTQREAVVRRPLWEFPSLAASAETQAIARTAIAQAAAGNFYRSEVTVPGAGGISATFDFSVKPILDEAGQVTLLIVEGRDISDRKEAEAILEESNQRWQSLLDDVQLVVVGLDRLGNVSYVNPFFLSLTGYDASEVMGQHWFTNFLPASQIQPVNVAFHKVLEQDFHPHYHNPIVLKSGEERMISWSNTILRDADGRIIGTMSIGEDITKRQEVERMKVEFISIVSHELRTPLTAIRGALGLLAAGVYDKKPEKGQRMLQVAAEQSDRLVRLVNDILDLGRLESGKVTLTRKICDAAALIQESVETMRTNAEQNQIALSVNAPLLPVWADSDSIIQTLTNLLSNAIKFSPPHTTIVVSAELTRSEAITGYPQGSVPQSLVLFKVQDQGRGIPADKIEAVFERFQQVDASDSRQKGGTGLGLAICRGIIEQHNGRIWAESVLGQGSTFYLTLPTTPQ from the coding sequence CAGGGATAGTGACCATTGTCCTCTCAACTCTGGTCATCAACTACTTTTTTATTCCGCCTCGATACGCATTCTTCCCCGTTACTGTCAGCGATGCGTTTCACTTAGTCATTCTTTCTCTGGTTGCCTTCATTATCAACTTCCTAAGTGATGATTTACGAGCGAGTAAACGAAAGATTGAACAGCTCAATCAACGCTTAGCCGCAGAAAGCGCAGAGCAACTGCGAGTTGCCTTAGCCGCTGCCTATATGAGCATGTGGGACTGGAATCTCCGGACTGGGGATCTCAGCTGGTCCGTCGGCCATGAACAGTTATTTGGTTTCGCACCGGGAACCTTTAATGGTAAGTACGAGACCTTTGAGGCTTGTATTTACCCAGAGGATCGAGAAAAGCTCAAACAGGCTGTGAATCGAGCGATTCAGAATCGCACTCCTTATCAGCATGAATTTCGCATTGTTTGGCCAGATGGTGCAGTTCATTGGATGGAAGGACGTGCCCAAATCGTTTACGACGAGATGGCTCAGCCTGTGCGAATGTCGGGAACGGTGATGAACATCGACGATCGCAAAAAATCTGAAACGGCTCTGGAGCGAAGCGAGCAGCAACTGCGAGCCATTTTCGACGCAGAGCCAGAATGCGTCAAGGTGATTACAGCTGATGGCATCTTGCTGAATATGAATGCGGCTGGGCTGTTCATGCTAGAAGCAGAGAGGCTGGAGCAGGTTCAAGGGCAGTGTGTCTGCTCGATGGTAAATCCGTCCCATCAGCAAGAGTTTCTGGAATTTACACAATGGGTGGCTCAAGGTGAATCGGGGATCTTAGAGTTTGAGATTACGGGGCTAAAAGGGACTCGTCGTTGGCTAGAGTCTCATGCAGTTCCTTTACAAACTCACAATGAACAAAATGAGCCTTTTACATATGTTCTGGCTGTAACTCGTGATGTTACCGAACGCAAGCGGGTAGAAGCAGAAGTTAAACAACTAAATGCAGAACTAGAGCAACGAGTTGTTGAACGAACGGCTGAACTTCGAAGAAGTAATGAGCTGCTCAATAGTTTCTTCAATGCGGCCTCTTCCGCTGCGATCGGGTTGTGTATTCATGATCGAGAGTTGCGATTTGTCCAAATCAACCAAGCGCTGGCGGACATTAACGGATATTCGGTCGAAGCTCATTTGGGTAAGACGACCTCAGAACTGCTGCCAGAACTGGCCCCTATCGTCAACCCGCTGATACAACAGGTTTTAGCCACAGGACAGCCCATTCTCAACTTAGAAATTGATGCGGCAGTGCCAAGCCAGCCTGAAGCCATGCGGTATTGGTTAGCCTCCTACTTTCCCATTTTAGGTAGTAACGGTAGCACTCAAACCGTTGGAGTTGGAGTGATTTTGATTGAAATCAGCGATCGCAAACGGGCTGAAGTGGCGTTGCAGAAAAGCGAGCAGAAGTTCCGCGCCATCTTTGAACAAACGTTTCAGTTCATTGGGTTGCTGACACCAGATGGCATCTTTCTGGAAATCAATCAGTCACCGCTCGATTTTGTTCAAACTCAGCGAGAAGCAGTGGTTCGACGTCCGCTTTGGGAGTTTCCCTCTTTAGCCGCTTCCGCTGAAACCCAAGCTATTGCTCGGACCGCGATCGCTCAAGCCGCCGCGGGTAACTTTTACCGTTCTGAGGTGACTGTACCCGGAGCAGGAGGGATCTCTGCTACGTTTGACTTCTCTGTTAAACCCATTTTAGATGAAGCGGGACAGGTGACCTTGCTGATTGTAGAAGGGCGAGACATCAGCGATCGCAAGGAAGCCGAAGCCATTCTTGAGGAATCTAATCAACGGTGGCAATCGCTGCTAGACGATGTGCAGTTAGTGGTTGTTGGGTTAGACCGCCTTGGCAATGTGTCTTATGTGAATCCGTTCTTCTTAAGCCTGACAGGGTATGACGCATCTGAAGTCATGGGTCAGCACTGGTTCACCAACTTTCTACCAGCGAGCCAAATTCAACCCGTGAATGTTGCCTTCCACAAAGTGCTAGAACAAGACTTTCATCCCCATTACCACAATCCAATTGTGCTGAAATCCGGTGAGGAGCGGATGATCTCTTGGAGCAACACCATCTTACGAGATGCTGATGGCAGGATCATTGGCACCATGAGTATTGGGGAAGACATCACCAAGCGCCAAGAAGTCGAGCGGATGAAAGTAGAATTCATTTCAATTGTCAGCCACGAACTCCGCACCCCCTTAACCGCCATTCGTGGAGCATTAGGGCTACTCGCGGCAGGAGTCTACGATAAAAAGCCGGAAAAAGGTCAGCGCATGTTGCAAGTGGCTGCTGAGCAGAGCGATCGCCTGGTTCGGTTAGTGAACGACATTTTAGATTTAGGACGCTTGGAATCTGGCAAAGTCACACTGACGAGGAAAATTTGTGACGCAGCGGCTCTGATCCAAGAGTCTGTAGAGACTATGCGTACCAATGCTGAACAAAACCAGATTGCTTTGTCCGTTAACGCTCCCCTCTTGCCAGTCTGGGCAGATTCGGACTCCATTATTCAAACCTTAACCAACCTACTGAGCAACGCGATTAAGTTCTCCCCACCCCATACAACGATTGTGGTCAGTGCAGAGCTAACTCGTAGCGAGGCGATTACAGGGTACCCTCAGGGCTCCGTTCCTCAGTCGCTAGTTTTATTTAAAGTTCAAGACCAAGGCCGAGGAATTCCTGCCGATAAGATAGAGGCCGTCTTTGAGCGATTTCAACAAGTGGATGCTTCTGACTCTCGCCAAAAGGGAGGCACAGGTCTAGGACTCGCCATTTGTCGTGGCATTATTGAGCAGCACAACGGTCGCATTTGGGCAGAAAGTGTCTTAGGCCAAGGCAGTACGTTTTACTTGACCTTGCCTACTACCCCACAATAG
- a CDS encoding GAF domain-containing protein, whose translation MSNLMLSQNPSIKAMQILGNSLEPYFHQEHARILIVEDNPIMRRLLCQTMRAEGYQVMEACDGEEGLAAYERFQPDLVLLDAVMPGMDGFACCRQLKDLPGSSHTSIMMITSLDDPESVNQAFAAGALDYVTKPIHWTLLRQRVERLLQAQRDTLELQSQMKRERVIGSIAQRIHQSLDLAEILNVAVAEIRQFLQTDRVMIYRFNSEGCGTVSVESVAPPWASVLGQCIRDSCFNDKYTDLYRLGRIRIIEDIHNANLTPCHVDFLTQFQVKANMVVPILQGEHLWGLLIAHHCQATRYWRMWEVELAERLAIQLAIAIKQSELYQQVQQLNTELTYQVQDHIVELQQALRFEATLKRITDKVRDSLDEDQILQTAVEELAIALDVGCCNAALYDYSHNTSHIRYEFTRFLAGCRGQVISMEYYPEIYQQLQQGQCFQFCAPSAHLPNTQTAIFACPMMNGAEAIGNLCLINSQHKVLSASEVRLVEQVANQCAIALRQARLYQAAQATVTELERLNQLKDDFLSTVSHELRSPISNMRLAIQMLERNVTQSQMLCGGQVNRNSSCSKSATYLQILRDECEREISLVNDLLDLQRLEAEYQPQQTDVIQLPEWVLGLVASFEERINDRQQTLILDLEPELPDLVTDAIGLKRILTELLHNACKYTPPEKSITVAAHRQTNKLYLSVTNTGVEISPEELPRIFDKFYRIPNGDPWKQGGTGLGLALVNKLVNHLGGSIQVMSAARQTCFTLELPL comes from the coding sequence ATGAGCAACTTAATGCTGTCCCAAAATCCATCTATAAAAGCCATGCAAATATTAGGAAACAGCTTGGAACCTTACTTTCATCAAGAGCATGCGCGCATTTTGATCGTAGAAGATAATCCAATCATGCGGAGGCTGCTTTGCCAAACGATGCGGGCGGAGGGCTACCAGGTCATGGAAGCTTGTGATGGAGAAGAGGGATTAGCAGCTTATGAGCGATTTCAACCGGATTTAGTGCTCTTAGATGCTGTAATGCCAGGGATGGATGGCTTCGCCTGCTGTCGGCAACTCAAAGATTTACCGGGTAGCTCTCACACCTCCATCATGATGATTACGAGCCTTGATGATCCAGAATCGGTCAACCAAGCTTTTGCTGCCGGAGCCTTAGATTACGTTACTAAACCGATTCACTGGACCTTGTTGCGTCAGCGAGTTGAGCGCCTATTGCAGGCACAGCGAGACACTTTAGAATTGCAAAGCCAAATGAAACGAGAGCGGGTGATCGGATCGATCGCTCAACGCATTCATCAATCTCTTGATTTGGCAGAAATTCTGAATGTAGCCGTGGCAGAGATCCGACAGTTTCTCCAGACCGATCGAGTGATGATCTATCGCTTTAACTCAGAAGGGTGTGGGACTGTGAGTGTAGAATCCGTTGCTCCCCCGTGGGCCTCTGTTTTAGGCCAATGCATTCGAGATTCTTGTTTTAATGATAAATATACAGATCTCTATCGTTTAGGCCGCATTCGGATCATTGAAGACATTCACAATGCCAATTTAACTCCCTGCCACGTTGATTTTTTGACTCAGTTTCAGGTCAAGGCCAATATGGTCGTGCCGATTTTGCAAGGAGAGCATTTGTGGGGCTTGCTCATTGCTCACCATTGCCAAGCGACTCGCTATTGGCGGATGTGGGAGGTGGAGTTAGCTGAGCGATTAGCGATTCAACTGGCGATCGCCATCAAGCAATCGGAGCTATATCAGCAAGTGCAGCAGCTCAACACAGAGCTAACGTACCAAGTGCAAGACCATATTGTAGAACTCCAGCAAGCTTTGAGATTTGAAGCCACGTTGAAACGGATTACAGATAAAGTCCGCGATAGCTTAGATGAAGACCAAATTCTCCAAACCGCTGTAGAAGAATTAGCGATAGCTTTGGATGTTGGGTGTTGTAATGCTGCTTTATATGACTATAGCCACAACACCTCCCACATCCGTTATGAGTTTACTCGTTTCCTTGCAGGTTGCCGTGGACAAGTAATTTCAATGGAGTACTACCCAGAGATTTACCAACAGTTGCAACAGGGTCAGTGCTTTCAGTTCTGTGCCCCTAGTGCTCACCTACCAAACACACAGACGGCCATATTTGCTTGCCCGATGATGAATGGTGCTGAAGCCATTGGTAACCTGTGTTTGATTAACTCTCAGCACAAGGTTTTGAGTGCATCGGAAGTTCGCTTAGTGGAGCAAGTAGCCAATCAGTGTGCGATCGCCCTACGTCAAGCTCGTCTGTATCAAGCGGCTCAAGCTACAGTTACTGAGCTAGAAAGACTGAATCAGTTAAAAGATGATTTTTTGAGTACGGTCTCTCATGAACTTCGTTCTCCCATCTCTAACATGCGTTTAGCGATTCAAATGTTAGAGCGCAACGTTACTCAAAGCCAGATGTTATGTGGAGGACAAGTCAATCGAAATTCTAGTTGTAGTAAAAGTGCGACTTATCTGCAAATACTCCGTGATGAATGTGAAAGAGAGATCTCCCTGGTTAATGATTTACTGGACTTGCAACGGCTGGAAGCAGAATATCAACCTCAGCAAACAGATGTAATTCAGCTACCAGAATGGGTTTTGGGTCTTGTTGCTTCCTTTGAAGAACGCATCAATGATCGGCAGCAGACCCTAATTCTTGACCTTGAACCTGAATTGCCAGATTTAGTCACAGATGCAATTGGCCTCAAACGCATACTGACCGAGCTACTTCATAATGCCTGCAAGTACACACCGCCAGAAAAATCAATTACGGTTGCTGCTCATCGGCAAACAAACAAGCTGTATTTAAGCGTCACTAACACTGGTGTGGAAATATCACCTGAAGAGCTACCCCGCATCTTTGACAAGTTCTACCGCATTCCCAATGGAGATCCTTGGAAACAGGGAGGCACAGGACTAGGTTTAGCGTTGGTGAATAAGTTGGTGAATCACTTAGGTGGTTCCATCCAAGTCATGAGTGCCGCTAGACAAACTTGTTTTACTCTTGAGCTTCCTCTTTAA
- a CDS encoding response regulator, with product MTPGTKESSLILIVNNDLLTGLQLQLYLQKEEYRVAKASDGLAGLVDYTELQPGLIFLDALMPNKQG from the coding sequence ATGACTCCAGGAACAAAGGAATCTTCCTTAATTCTGATTGTGAATAATGATCTTCTAACTGGCCTGCAATTGCAACTGTATTTGCAAAAAGAAGAATACCGAGTCGCGAAAGCGAGTGATGGGCTGGCGGGGTTGGTAGACTACACGGAACTACAACCAGGGTTGATTTTTTTGGATGCACTGATGCCTAATAAGCAAGGTTAA
- a CDS encoding response regulator transcription factor: MAHVLLVDDEEALRASLSYALIREGYQVTTAGDGQTALKLFHKQVPDVIILDLMLPGISGMELCWRIRAFSNVPIVMLTAKDQDIDKVWGLEAGADDYVTKPFNTRELLARIKAVIRGRSVGQAAQS; this comes from the coding sequence ATGGCGCATGTTCTATTAGTAGATGATGAAGAGGCTCTACGAGCTAGTCTCTCCTACGCCTTAATCCGAGAAGGTTATCAAGTAACTACAGCAGGCGATGGGCAAACCGCTCTGAAGTTATTCCACAAACAAGTTCCAGATGTGATTATTCTAGATTTGATGCTGCCTGGCATTAGTGGCATGGAACTATGCTGGCGCATTCGAGCTTTTTCTAACGTCCCAATTGTGATGTTGACCGCCAAAGACCAAGATATTGACAAAGTCTGGGGCTTGGAAGCGGGCGCAGATGACTATGTGACGAAGCCGTTTAATACACGAGAACTCTTAGCTCGGATCAAAGCAGTGATTCGGGGACGCTCTGTGGGTCAAGCGGCGCAATCGTGA